In a genomic window of Nostoc sp. UHCC 0870:
- a CDS encoding transposase family protein, which translates to MADKQFEFTEELTQTPDAIFLDKSNFVVDPSQIILETSDRHKLTFNLIQWLAESPNRTIKSQRKQAIANTLSVSTRQVERLLKQYHDDKLSESSGVQRSDKGKHRVSEDWQEFIKAIYEESIKNKHPISPASIVREVKRHAIVDLKLEPGDYPHQATVYRILEPLIAQHKQKTKVRNPGSGSWMTVVTRDGQLLKADFSNQIIQCDHTKLDILIVDSDGNLLSDRPWLTTIVDTYSSCIVGFRLWIKQPGSTEVALALRHAILPKNYPDDYKLNKVWEICGTPFQYFFTDGGKDFRSKHLKAIGKKLGFKCELRDRPPEGGIVERIFKTINTQVLKDLPGYTGANVQERPKNAEKEACLTIQDIDKILASFFCDIYNHEPYPKDPRETRFERWFTGMGRKLPEPLDERELDICLMKEAQRVVQAHGSIQFENLIYRGESLKAYRGEFVTLRYDPDHILTLYIYSCETNDNGEDFLGYAHAVNMDTHDLSVEELKALNKERSQARKEHFNYDALLALGKRKELVEERKEDKKEKRRSEQKRLRSASKKTSNVVELRKSRANVSSKKDDKLELLPERVSREELQLQKIELQPEVSGQADTQEQERHKLLIPKRKQHLKKIW; encoded by the coding sequence ATGGCAGACAAACAATTTGAATTCACGGAAGAATTAACGCAGACTCCAGATGCTATTTTTCTTGACAAGAGTAATTTTGTTGTAGATCCATCCCAAATTATTCTGGAAACATCAGATAGGCATAAACTGACATTTAATCTGATCCAGTGGCTTGCTGAATCACCGAATCGCACGATTAAGTCTCAGAGAAAGCAGGCTATTGCAAATACTCTTAGTGTTTCTACTCGCCAGGTAGAACGTCTCCTCAAGCAATACCATGATGACAAGTTATCAGAATCATCAGGAGTACAACGCTCAGATAAGGGAAAACATCGAGTCAGTGAAGACTGGCAAGAATTTATCAAAGCAATTTATGAAGAAAGTATTAAAAACAAACATCCAATTTCACCAGCATCTATAGTTCGCGAAGTAAAGCGACACGCGATCGTTGACCTGAAGCTGGAACCAGGAGATTATCCTCATCAAGCTACTGTTTATAGGATTTTAGAGCCTCTAATTGCACAACATAAACAGAAGACGAAAGTCAGAAATCCGGGTTCAGGATCTTGGATGACAGTTGTAACACGAGATGGACAGCTACTGAAGGCTGACTTTAGTAACCAAATTATTCAATGCGACCATACCAAACTGGATATTCTCATAGTTGATAGTGATGGTAATTTATTGTCTGACCGTCCTTGGCTAACCACTATTGTGGATACTTATTCAAGCTGTATTGTTGGTTTCCGCTTATGGATCAAACAACCAGGTTCTACAGAGGTGGCTTTAGCTTTAAGACACGCTATTTTGCCCAAAAACTATCCTGATGATTATAAGTTAAATAAAGTTTGGGAGATATGTGGAACTCCTTTTCAATATTTTTTTACTGATGGTGGAAAAGATTTTCGCTCAAAACATCTTAAAGCCATTGGAAAGAAACTAGGATTTAAGTGTGAACTACGCGATCGCCCTCCTGAAGGCGGTATTGTAGAACGCATTTTTAAAACTATTAATACTCAAGTTCTCAAAGATTTACCTGGTTATACAGGGGCAAATGTTCAGGAACGACCCAAAAATGCAGAGAAAGAAGCGTGTTTGACAATACAAGATATAGACAAGATCCTAGCTAGTTTCTTTTGTGATATTTATAACCACGAACCATATCCCAAAGATCCCCGCGAAACAAGATTTGAGCGATGGTTTACAGGAATGGGAAGAAAACTACCTGAACCTTTGGATGAGCGAGAATTAGATATCTGTTTGATGAAAGAAGCTCAACGAGTTGTTCAAGCGCATGGATCTATACAGTTTGAGAACCTGATTTATCGAGGAGAATCACTCAAGGCATATAGAGGTGAATTTGTAACACTTAGATATGATCCAGATCATATCCTGACTTTATATATCTACAGTTGCGAAACTAATGATAATGGAGAAGATTTCTTGGGCTATGCTCATGCCGTCAATATGGATACCCATGATTTGAGTGTAGAAGAATTGAAAGCCTTGAATAAAGAGCGAAGTCAAGCTCGTAAGGAGCATTTTAACTACGATGCCTTATTAGCATTAGGTAAACGGAAGGAACTTGTAGAGGAACGTAAAGAAGACAAAAAGGAAAAAAGACGCTCAGAACAAAAGCGTCTACGTTCAGCTTCCAAGAAAACCTCAAATGTTGTTGAACTGAGGAAAAGTAGAGCTAATGTTTCTTCAAAGAAAGATGACAAACTGGAACTATTGCCAGAGAGAGTTTCAAGGGAAGAAC